The window TATCTTTTACCTATGAGAGGAGGCAAATTATGTATAAAAATTTCGAAATGGATTTAGCAGGAAGAAAACTTTCTGTGGAAATAGGTAAAGTATGTGAAATGTCAAATGGAAGTTGTATGTTAAAATATGGGGATAGTGTTGTACTTGTGAATGCATGTGCATCTTCTGAGCCAAGAGGGGGAATTGATTTCTTCCCGCTTAGTGTCGATTATGAGGAGAAACTTTATTCAGTGGGTAAAATACCTGGAGGATTTATAAAAAGAGAAGGAAGACCATCAGAAAAGGCTATTTTAACGTCTAGACTAATAGATAGACCAATTAGACCTTTATTCCCAAAAGGATATAGAAATGATGTACAAGTTGTAGCAACAGTAATGTCTACAGATCCAGATTGTCCTACTGATATAGCAGCAATGATAGGTTCATCTGTAGCTCTTTCAATATCAGATATCCCATTTGATGGACCAACAGGATCTGTATGTGTAGGATTAATAGATGGAGAATTTATAGTTAACCCTACCGGAGAACAAAAGAAAGAAAGTCAGTTAAACTTAATAGTATCTGGAACTAAAGATGCTATCATGATGGTTGAAGCGGGTGCAAACGAATTAAGTGAAGACTTAATGCTAGATGCTATCATGTTTGCACATGAGCAGATAAAAAAAATAGTTGAATTCATTGAAAGCATAGTAGAAGAAATTGGAAAAGAAAAGCAAGAGGTTGTTTTATATAAGCCTGATGAGGATGTTGAAACAGCGGTTAGAGAATATGCTAGCGAAAGTATGAAACAAGCTATAAAAACAGTTGAAAAGCTTGAAAGAGCTGAAAAAATGGCTGAAGTTAAAGCTGATACTTTACTTCATTTTGAAGAGATATATCCAGAAAATATGAAAGATGTAGACGCTGTTTTACATAGTATCATAAAAGAATTAGTAAGAGATATGATTGTAAATGAGAAAATAAGACCTGATAATAGAAAATCAGATGAGATAAGACCTATATGGTCAGAAGTTGGAATTCTTCCAAGAACACATGGTTCTGGACTTTTTACAAGAGGACAAACACAGGTTTTAACTGTAGCTACTCTTGGATCTTTAGGTGATGTACAAATTATAGATGGACTTGAAGATGAAGAAGATAAAAGATATATGCATCATTATAACTTCCCTGCGTACAGTGTAGGAGAAACAAGACCATTAAGAGGTCCTGGAAGAAGAGAAATAGGACATGGAGCACTTGCATCAAGAGCTTTAGAGCCTATGATTCCAAGTAAAGAAGATTTCCCATATACAATAAGATTGGTATCAGAAGTATTAAGTTCTAACGGATCTACATCTCAAGCAAGTGTTTGTGGAAGTACATTGTCATTACTTGATGCAGGAGTTCCTATAAAGGATATGGTAGCAGGTATAGCAATGGGACTTATAAAAGAAAATGAAAATATAGCAATTTTATCTGATATACAAGGAATGGAAGATTTCTTAGGAGATATGGACTTTAAAGTGGCTGGAACTCCAAATGGTATAACAGCTATACAAATGGATATAAAAATAGATGGAATAGATAAAGAAATACTAAAAACTGCACTTGGACAAGCTAGAGACGGTAGACTTCATATACTGAATGAAATGAAGAAGACAATAGATACTCATAGAGAAGAAATGTCTGAATATGCTCCAAGAATAATAAAATTAAAAATACACCCTGATAAGGTTAGAGATGTTATAGGACCTGGTGGAAAAACTATAACAGCTATAATAGAAGAGACTGGTGTTAAAATAGATATAGAGA is drawn from Tepidibacter hydrothermalis and contains these coding sequences:
- the pnp gene encoding polyribonucleotide nucleotidyltransferase encodes the protein MYKNFEMDLAGRKLSVEIGKVCEMSNGSCMLKYGDSVVLVNACASSEPRGGIDFFPLSVDYEEKLYSVGKIPGGFIKREGRPSEKAILTSRLIDRPIRPLFPKGYRNDVQVVATVMSTDPDCPTDIAAMIGSSVALSISDIPFDGPTGSVCVGLIDGEFIVNPTGEQKKESQLNLIVSGTKDAIMMVEAGANELSEDLMLDAIMFAHEQIKKIVEFIESIVEEIGKEKQEVVLYKPDEDVETAVREYASESMKQAIKTVEKLERAEKMAEVKADTLLHFEEIYPENMKDVDAVLHSIIKELVRDMIVNEKIRPDNRKSDEIRPIWSEVGILPRTHGSGLFTRGQTQVLTVATLGSLGDVQIIDGLEDEEDKRYMHHYNFPAYSVGETRPLRGPGRREIGHGALASRALEPMIPSKEDFPYTIRLVSEVLSSNGSTSQASVCGSTLSLLDAGVPIKDMVAGIAMGLIKENENIAILSDIQGMEDFLGDMDFKVAGTPNGITAIQMDIKIDGIDKEILKTALGQARDGRLHILNEMKKTIDTHREEMSEYAPRIIKLKIHPDKVRDVIGPGGKTITAIIEETGVKIDIEKDGEVFIMSPDKELGQKAKDMILTIVKEVEEGEIYEGKVTRIMNFGAFVEVLPKKEGLIHISNIAHERVEKVEDVLKIGDMVKVKVTEIDKQGRINLSRKALIEKAEKTEKVEKTETEKKM